In Bubalus bubalis isolate 160015118507 breed Murrah chromosome 3, NDDB_SH_1, whole genome shotgun sequence, a genomic segment contains:
- the LOC112583493 gene encoding olfactory receptor 13C4-like, translating into MRWMESETNGANQTVVTEFVLLGLHDHHNLEMVLFVLCLGIYSMNVLGNALLIGLNMLDPRLHTPMYFFLSNLALMDISGTSSFVPLMLVNFLETQSTISFPGCALQMYLTLALGSMECVLLAMMACDRYVAICQPLRYSELMNRHMCTWMVTLSWGAGFANSLLQSILTWSLPFCGHNIINHFFCEILAVLKLACGDISLNALILLVASAVVTLPPLLLIFLSYVFILTAILRVPSAAGRHKAFSTCSAHLTVVVIFYGTISFMYFKPKAKDLYLDKLLALFYGVVTPSLNPIIYSLRNAEVKAAAIALLKGDLLSRKMAGFPVVL; encoded by the coding sequence atgagatggatggagAGTGAGACGAATGGGGCAAACCAGACGGTCGTGACAGAGTTTGTCCTGCTGGGGCTACACGACCACCACAACCTAGAGATGGTCCTGTTTGTGCTCTGCCTGGGCATCTACTCCATGAACGTGCTGGGGAATGCCCTCCTCATTGGGCTGAACATGCTGGACCCCCgcctgcacacccccatgtacttcttcctcagcaACCTCGCCCTCATGGACATCTCTGGCACATCCTCCTTTGTGCCTCTCATGCTGGTCAACTTCCTGGAAACCCAAAGCACCATCTCCTTCCCTGGCTGTGCCCTGCAGATGTACCTGACCCTGGCGCTGGGCTCCATGGAGTGTGTGCTCCTGGCCATGATGGCGTGTGACCGGTACGTGGCCATCTGCCAGCCGCTTCGCTACTCAGAGCTCATGAACCGGCACATGTGCACATGGATGGTGACGCTGAGCTGGGGTGCTGGCTTTGCCAACTCCCTTCTCCAATCCATTCTCACCTGGAGCCTCCCCTTCTGTGGCCACAATATCAtcaaccacttcttctgtgaGATCTTGGCGGTGCTGAAACTCGCCTGTGGGGACATCTCTCTCAATGCACTGATATTATTGGTGGCTTCAGCTGTTGTGACACTGCCCCCGCTGCTGCTCATCTTCCTGTCCTACGTGTTCATCCTCACTGCCATCCTGAGGGTGCCCTCTGCTGCCGGCCGGCACAAAGCCTTCTCTACCTGCTCTGCCCACCTCACAGTGGTGGTGATTTTCTATGGGACTATCTCCTTCATGTACTTCAAGCCCAAGGCCAAGGACCTCTACTTGGATAAGCTTCTTGCATTGTTCTATGGGGTCGTGACCCCCTCGCTTAACCCCATCATCTACAGCCTAAGGAATGCAGAGGTGAAGGCTGCCGCTATAGCTCTGTTGAAGGGAGACCTCCTCTCCAGGAAGATGGCCGGCTTTCCTGTTGTTCTCTAA